The following proteins come from a genomic window of Athalia rosae chromosome 1, iyAthRosa1.1, whole genome shotgun sequence:
- the LOC105685970 gene encoding tyrosine-protein kinase Dnt-like: MGPSLLLRFAICFAVLRQGAGNFNLFLSQAEVRKLMGLQAELFYVRSGVINEYAMAFVVPVPAQVHKLHFTWESLAGRPLPYTMSVDISNPSALSSSLNVSQAGEIPIGGVQTWALALHCGPYDAEVDLALRINVSRSRYNTTSIVLRRNKICLKDNGYPGPEEVLVAAPGSSSGGQVFYAAIGCACAFIAAICVLVIAYYVRDKKTRRHRDPLQESRGLSSACSVERGAGVGPAQTFLPPETPPPLSAASTSSYRRLDDRPSRELHERIQEITVQRCRVRLLSIELEGTFGRVYRGSYHEEGAQAPRDVLVKTAAEHASQAQVALLLREGLALYGLSHSALLPVLGVSIEDRGAPFLLYPHTGYRNMKRFLVRCKLSSEGPPRALTTQGVVEMALQAAKGAQYLHKKRLVHRDLAARNCVVDDELRVQITDNALARDLFPQDYHCLGDNENRPIKWLAIESLTNKTFTTASDVWAFGVLLWELTTLAQQPYVEVDPFEMAAYLRDGYRLAQPINCPDELFAVMAYCWAMSADERPTFSQLIVCLQEFHTQLTRYV, encoded by the exons GACTACAAGCAGAATTATTTTACGTACGAAGTGGCGTAATCAACGAATACGCCATGGCATTCGTCGTCCCGGTTCCCGCCCAAGTTCACAAGCTCCACTTCACATGGGAAAGTCTAGCTGGTAGGCCG CTGCCTTACACGATGTCTGTGGACATAAGCAACCCCTCGGCGTTGAGCAGTTCCTTAAACGTTTCTCAAGCCGGTGAAATTCCAATCGGGGGTGTTCAGACTTGGGCGTTGGCTCTGCACTGTGGCCCATACGACGCAGAAGTCGATCTTGCCCTCCGCATAAACGTATCGCGTTCTCGTTATAATACGACCAGCATAGTCTTGCGTCGCAATAAAATATGCTTGAAGGACAACGGCTATCCTGGACCAGAAGAAGTCCTGGTAGCTGCTCCTGGATCGAGTTCTGGTGGACAGGTATTCTACGCGGCGATCGGATGCGCCTGTGCGTTTATCGCCGCGATTTGCGTACTCGTTATCGCCTATTACGTCCGAGATAAGAAGACTCGAAGGCACAGAGACCCTCTCCA AGAGTCACGGGGTCTCAGTTCCGCTTGCAGCGTAGAACGAGGAGCCGGCGTTGGTCCAGCTCAGACATTTTTACCCCCGGAAACACCGCCGCCTTTGTCAGCAGCTTCTACCTCCAGTTACAGAAGATTAGACGACAGACCCAGTCGGGAACTGCACGAGAGAATTCAGGAGATCACCGTGCAAAG GTGTAGAGTGCGACTTCTTAGCATTGAACTAGAAGGCACGTTCGGTCGAGTTTACCGAGGAAGCTATCACGAGGAGGGTGCCCAAGCACCGAGAGACGTTCTCGTCAAGACGGCCGCTGAACACGCGTCTCAAGCACAG GTCGCTCTGCTGCTTCGAGAAGGTTTGGCGCTCTACGGTTTGAGTCATTCAGCTCTGCTACCGGTCTTGGGCGTCTCCATCGAGGATAGAGGAGCACCGTTTTTGCTCTATCCGCACACCGGTTACAGAAATATGAAACGTTTCTTAGTCAGGTGCAAATTGAGTAGCGAAGGACCTCCCAGAGCACTGACCACACAGGGTGTAGTCGAAATGGCACTACAGGCTGCTAAAGGTGCTCAATATCTGCACAAGAAACGACTGGTGCACAGAGATCTAGCCGCGAGGAATTGTGT TGTGGACGATGAACTGAGAGTCCAGATAACGGACAATGCATTGGCGAGGGATCTCTTCCCACAGGATTATCATTGCCTGGGGGATAACGAGAACCGTCCGATCAAATGGCTGGCAATAGAGAGTCTCACCAATAAGACGTTCACCACCGCTTCGGATGTG TGGGCCTTCGGAGTTTTGCTGTGGGAATTGACGACGCTGGCCCAACAGCCTTACGTTGAAGTAGATCCATTCGAAATGGCAGCATACCTGAGGGATGGCTATAGATTGGCACAGCCGATAAACTGCCCCGACGAACTCTTTGCGGTGATGGCTTACTGCTGGGCGATGTCTGCCGATGAAAGACCAACTTTCAGCCAACTTATCGTATGTCTGCAGGAGTTTCACACCCAGCTAACTAGATACGTATAA
- the LOC105685995 gene encoding uncharacterized protein LOC105685995: MAFISPALFFLIINSISLLVPLHGAEISSKIDLDDEETTPPPTLSAPVLKAYVDINQPGVVNVAKPARTSSKQPSRGFMRQSVRRPLNEHRNVDEEINDENEDYISIDDLFKAKRQQLHQNPIGSSPLIPNNVQGFYGESDAKPTIINNIHVTINANESSAAGVNGCKNGVCDVRVSSKPDAEGNVITNVHLSVVTKLKKPPIVADVPIIEGTVGFRRQDFDQLPAFHFTDHNVRYGGSFFDNNIPQIPIHRQDVDSWYHQQPAIFERARPVWHYGRNLDRGFKDNPSRPSQGHRRSWTESRNREIIDDKIEAPLSKTKPADEQE, from the exons ATGGCTTTTATTTCACCGGCGCTCTTCTTTCTTATCATTAATTCGATCAGTCTCCTCGTCCCTCTACACGGGGCTGAAATATCATCGAAAATCGATCTCGATGACGAGGAAACTACACCGCCGCCCACTCTCAGTGCCCCCGTGCTGAAAGCTTACGTGGACATCAACCAGCCTGGGGTAGTGAACGTCGCGAAACCTGCGAGAACTTCTTCGAAACAACCGTCTCGAGGGTTCATGAGACAGTCGGTGAGGAGGCCATTAAACGAACACCGAAACGTCGACGAAGAAATCAACGACGAGAACGAAGACTATATCAGTATCGATGATTTGTTCAAGGCGAAGAGGCAACAGCTGCATCAAAACCCCATAGGCAGTTCGCCGCTCATTCCCAATAACGTACAG GGTTTTTATGGAGAGTCAGACGCCAAGCCAACGATCATAAACAACATTCACGTGACAATAAACGCCAACGAGTCGAGCGCAGCAGGAGTAAACGGTTGCAAGAACGGAGTTTGTGACGTTAGGGTATCTTCGAAACCGGACGCCGAGGGAAACGTGATAACGAATGTCCATCTCAGCGTGGTTACCAAACTGAAAAAACCCCCGATTGTCGCTGACGTTCCCATAATCGAGGGAACCGTTGGATTCAGACGACAGGATTTCGATCAACTTCCAGCTTTTCATTTCACCGATCACAACGTGCGATACGGCGGATCGTTCTTCGACAATAACATTCCTCAG ATCCCGATTCACCGACAGGACGTTGACTCTTGGTATCACCAACAGCCAGCTATTTTTGAAAGAGCTCGTCCCGTTTGGCACTACGGACGAAATTTAGATCGAGGATTTAAAGATAATCCTTCCCGCCCGTCTCAAGGGCACCGCCGTAGCTGGACCGAGTCCAGAAATAGGGAAATCATTGACGATAAAATCGAAGCGCCGCTCAGTAAAACGAAACCCGCTGACGAACAAGAATGA
- the LOC105685952 gene encoding hyphally regulated cell wall protein 1-like isoform X3: MGVKWTCALFCLLGIVSLPVEGIQRQNMRERRDLRNAFESPSMTRKKRDVSHVLQDQGPQNGPNPAAFQNPGSFARSGSSSFASGSASGTFGNSATGFDGVGSYPGYSGAGSGPFYRGGSSFGSAGQPWSQSGSFNGFPGQNSYRPSGYYPNNNEYFRQLEEQQRQFESQFRGPQQPWGKNTNHARSYAAAIMTGPNGEVNPKARTYSYSWSSIPKRSPAGTKYTGAGNSWQERNADTVNKNAVNNDQRFFGLNNRLGNGPPNFNDQYTPNNFGFGTRGGFNAGSNFPNSANTGQRFPNTGFGGSNTFGKPTVGNGAHAYANIGPNGGTYGAEFTPGTPGILNRFKETVPPPNGQSYATFTSTSKTHSRDSDGNEINEEVATVGVNDNGNITLKTIRNPPIPNN, encoded by the exons ATGGGTGTCAAGTGGACTTGCGCCCTTTTTTGCCTTCTGGGGATAGTCAGTCTTCCGGTAGAGGGTATTCAGCGTCAAAACA tgAGAGAACGAAGAGATCTCCGAAACGCGTTTGAAAGTCCGTCGATGACGAGGAAGAAGCGGGACGTCAGTCACGTGCTACAGGATCAAGGACCTCAAAATGGTCCTAATCCTGCCGCGTTCCAGAATCCCGGAAGCTTCGCCCGTAGCGGTAGCTCGAGTTTCGCGTCCGGGAGCGCAAGCGGCACCTTCGGCAATTCCGCAACCG GATTCGACGGAGTAGGATCGTACCCGGGATACAGCGGCGCTGGAAGCGGGCCCTTTTATCGGGGAGGATCTTCATTCGGTTCAGCTGGCCAGCCGTGGTCTCAATCTGGATCGTTCAACGGATTTCCGGGACAGAATAGTTACCGACCTTCCGGCTACTACCCCAATAACAAC GAATATTTCAGGCAACTGGAAGAACAGCAACGGCAATTCGAGTCCCAATTCCGGGGCCCACAGCAACc TTGGGGTAAAAATACAAACCACGCACGGTCCTACGCCGCGGCTATCATGACGGGCCCGAACGGCGAGGTCAACCCCAAAGCGCGGACTTATTCATATTCATGGTCATCGATACCGAAGAGATCACCGGCGGGCACGAAATACACTGGTGCAGGAAATTCATGGCAGGAACGTAATGCAGATACCGTCAATAAAAACGCGGTTAATAACGATCAGAG GTTCTTCGGGCTGAATAATCGCCTGGGGAACGGACCTCCCAACTTCAACGATCAGTACACCCCGAATAATTTTGGATTCGGTACACGCGGCGGATTCAACGCCGGTTCTAATTTCCCCAATAGTGCGAATACCGGTCAAAGATTCCCGAACACCGGATTCGGAGGGTCGAACACCTTCGGTAAACCCACCGTAGGAAATGGCGCACACGCTTACGCCAACATAGGACCGAATGGGGGCACCTACGGAGCCGAATTCACACCT GGGACTCCCGGCATCTTGAACCGTTTCAAAGAAACGGTTCCACCGCCAAACGGACAGTCCTACGCGACCTTTACCAGCACCTCTAAGACACACTCCAGAGATTCCGATGGtaacgaaataaatgaagaagttGCCACCGTGGGTGTTAACGATAATGGTAATATCACGCTGAAAACCATTCGCAATCCTCCAATTCCAAACAACTGA
- the LOC105685952 gene encoding uncharacterized protein LOC105685952 isoform X1: MGVKWTCALFCLLGIVSLPVEGIQRQNMRERRDLRNAFESPSMTRKKRDVSHVLQDQGPQNGPNPAAFQNPGSFARSGSSSFASGSASGTFGNSATGFDGVGSYPGYSGAGSGPFYRGGSSFGSAGQPWSQSGSFNGFPGQNSYRPSGYYPNNNVGYNPYYSNQNPAAFFDSPIFDPQAFVQEYFRQLEEQQRQFESQFRGPQQPWGKNTNHARSYAAAIMTGPNGEVNPKARTYSYSWSSIPKRSPAGTKYTGAGNSWQERNADTVNKNAVNNDQRFFGLNNRLGNGPPNFNDQYTPNNFGFGTRGGFNAGSNFPNSANTGQRFPNTGFGGSNTFGKPTVGNGAHAYANIGPNGGTYGAEFTPGTPGILNRFKETVPPPNGQSYATFTSTSKTHSRDSDGNEINEEVATVGVNDNGNITLKTIRNPPIPNN, from the exons ATGGGTGTCAAGTGGACTTGCGCCCTTTTTTGCCTTCTGGGGATAGTCAGTCTTCCGGTAGAGGGTATTCAGCGTCAAAACA tgAGAGAACGAAGAGATCTCCGAAACGCGTTTGAAAGTCCGTCGATGACGAGGAAGAAGCGGGACGTCAGTCACGTGCTACAGGATCAAGGACCTCAAAATGGTCCTAATCCTGCCGCGTTCCAGAATCCCGGAAGCTTCGCCCGTAGCGGTAGCTCGAGTTTCGCGTCCGGGAGCGCAAGCGGCACCTTCGGCAATTCCGCAACCG GATTCGACGGAGTAGGATCGTACCCGGGATACAGCGGCGCTGGAAGCGGGCCCTTTTATCGGGGAGGATCTTCATTCGGTTCAGCTGGCCAGCCGTGGTCTCAATCTGGATCGTTCAACGGATTTCCGGGACAGAATAGTTACCGACCTTCCGGCTACTACCCCAATAACAACGTTGGTTACAACCCTTATTACTCTAACCAAAATCCCGCTGCTTTCTTCGACTCTCCCATATTTGACCCACAGGCTTTCGTTCAGGAATATTTCAGGCAACTGGAAGAACAGCAACGGCAATTCGAGTCCCAATTCCGGGGCCCACAGCAACc TTGGGGTAAAAATACAAACCACGCACGGTCCTACGCCGCGGCTATCATGACGGGCCCGAACGGCGAGGTCAACCCCAAAGCGCGGACTTATTCATATTCATGGTCATCGATACCGAAGAGATCACCGGCGGGCACGAAATACACTGGTGCAGGAAATTCATGGCAGGAACGTAATGCAGATACCGTCAATAAAAACGCGGTTAATAACGATCAGAG GTTCTTCGGGCTGAATAATCGCCTGGGGAACGGACCTCCCAACTTCAACGATCAGTACACCCCGAATAATTTTGGATTCGGTACACGCGGCGGATTCAACGCCGGTTCTAATTTCCCCAATAGTGCGAATACCGGTCAAAGATTCCCGAACACCGGATTCGGAGGGTCGAACACCTTCGGTAAACCCACCGTAGGAAATGGCGCACACGCTTACGCCAACATAGGACCGAATGGGGGCACCTACGGAGCCGAATTCACACCT GGGACTCCCGGCATCTTGAACCGTTTCAAAGAAACGGTTCCACCGCCAAACGGACAGTCCTACGCGACCTTTACCAGCACCTCTAAGACACACTCCAGAGATTCCGATGGtaacgaaataaatgaagaagttGCCACCGTGGGTGTTAACGATAATGGTAATATCACGCTGAAAACCATTCGCAATCCTCCAATTCCAAACAACTGA
- the LOC105685952 gene encoding nucleoporin nup124-like isoform X2 yields MGVKWTCALFCLLGIVSLPVEGIQRQNMRERRDLRNAFESPSMTRKKRDVSHVLQDQGPQNGPNPAAFQNPGSFARSGSSSFASGSASGTFGNSATGFDGVGSYPGYSGAGSGPFYRGGSSFGSAGQPWSQSGSFNGFPGQNSYRPSGYYPNNNAFVQEYFRQLEEQQRQFESQFRGPQQPWGKNTNHARSYAAAIMTGPNGEVNPKARTYSYSWSSIPKRSPAGTKYTGAGNSWQERNADTVNKNAVNNDQRFFGLNNRLGNGPPNFNDQYTPNNFGFGTRGGFNAGSNFPNSANTGQRFPNTGFGGSNTFGKPTVGNGAHAYANIGPNGGTYGAEFTPGTPGILNRFKETVPPPNGQSYATFTSTSKTHSRDSDGNEINEEVATVGVNDNGNITLKTIRNPPIPNN; encoded by the exons ATGGGTGTCAAGTGGACTTGCGCCCTTTTTTGCCTTCTGGGGATAGTCAGTCTTCCGGTAGAGGGTATTCAGCGTCAAAACA tgAGAGAACGAAGAGATCTCCGAAACGCGTTTGAAAGTCCGTCGATGACGAGGAAGAAGCGGGACGTCAGTCACGTGCTACAGGATCAAGGACCTCAAAATGGTCCTAATCCTGCCGCGTTCCAGAATCCCGGAAGCTTCGCCCGTAGCGGTAGCTCGAGTTTCGCGTCCGGGAGCGCAAGCGGCACCTTCGGCAATTCCGCAACCG GATTCGACGGAGTAGGATCGTACCCGGGATACAGCGGCGCTGGAAGCGGGCCCTTTTATCGGGGAGGATCTTCATTCGGTTCAGCTGGCCAGCCGTGGTCTCAATCTGGATCGTTCAACGGATTTCCGGGACAGAATAGTTACCGACCTTCCGGCTACTACCCCAATAACAAC GCTTTCGTTCAGGAATATTTCAGGCAACTGGAAGAACAGCAACGGCAATTCGAGTCCCAATTCCGGGGCCCACAGCAACc TTGGGGTAAAAATACAAACCACGCACGGTCCTACGCCGCGGCTATCATGACGGGCCCGAACGGCGAGGTCAACCCCAAAGCGCGGACTTATTCATATTCATGGTCATCGATACCGAAGAGATCACCGGCGGGCACGAAATACACTGGTGCAGGAAATTCATGGCAGGAACGTAATGCAGATACCGTCAATAAAAACGCGGTTAATAACGATCAGAG GTTCTTCGGGCTGAATAATCGCCTGGGGAACGGACCTCCCAACTTCAACGATCAGTACACCCCGAATAATTTTGGATTCGGTACACGCGGCGGATTCAACGCCGGTTCTAATTTCCCCAATAGTGCGAATACCGGTCAAAGATTCCCGAACACCGGATTCGGAGGGTCGAACACCTTCGGTAAACCCACCGTAGGAAATGGCGCACACGCTTACGCCAACATAGGACCGAATGGGGGCACCTACGGAGCCGAATTCACACCT GGGACTCCCGGCATCTTGAACCGTTTCAAAGAAACGGTTCCACCGCCAAACGGACAGTCCTACGCGACCTTTACCAGCACCTCTAAGACACACTCCAGAGATTCCGATGGtaacgaaataaatgaagaagttGCCACCGTGGGTGTTAACGATAATGGTAATATCACGCTGAAAACCATTCGCAATCCTCCAATTCCAAACAACTGA
- the LOC105685952 gene encoding uncharacterized protein LOC105685952 isoform X4: MTRKKRDVSHVLQDQGPQNGPNPAAFQNPGSFARSGSSSFASGSASGTFGNSATGFDGVGSYPGYSGAGSGPFYRGGSSFGSAGQPWSQSGSFNGFPGQNSYRPSGYYPNNNVGYNPYYSNQNPAAFFDSPIFDPQAFVQEYFRQLEEQQRQFESQFRGPQQPWGKNTNHARSYAAAIMTGPNGEVNPKARTYSYSWSSIPKRSPAGTKYTGAGNSWQERNADTVNKNAVNNDQRFFGLNNRLGNGPPNFNDQYTPNNFGFGTRGGFNAGSNFPNSANTGQRFPNTGFGGSNTFGKPTVGNGAHAYANIGPNGGTYGAEFTPGTPGILNRFKETVPPPNGQSYATFTSTSKTHSRDSDGNEINEEVATVGVNDNGNITLKTIRNPPIPNN; this comes from the exons ATGACGAGGAAGAAGCGGGACGTCAGTCACGTGCTACAGGATCAAGGACCTCAAAATGGTCCTAATCCTGCCGCGTTCCAGAATCCCGGAAGCTTCGCCCGTAGCGGTAGCTCGAGTTTCGCGTCCGGGAGCGCAAGCGGCACCTTCGGCAATTCCGCAACCG GATTCGACGGAGTAGGATCGTACCCGGGATACAGCGGCGCTGGAAGCGGGCCCTTTTATCGGGGAGGATCTTCATTCGGTTCAGCTGGCCAGCCGTGGTCTCAATCTGGATCGTTCAACGGATTTCCGGGACAGAATAGTTACCGACCTTCCGGCTACTACCCCAATAACAACGTTGGTTACAACCCTTATTACTCTAACCAAAATCCCGCTGCTTTCTTCGACTCTCCCATATTTGACCCACAGGCTTTCGTTCAGGAATATTTCAGGCAACTGGAAGAACAGCAACGGCAATTCGAGTCCCAATTCCGGGGCCCACAGCAACc TTGGGGTAAAAATACAAACCACGCACGGTCCTACGCCGCGGCTATCATGACGGGCCCGAACGGCGAGGTCAACCCCAAAGCGCGGACTTATTCATATTCATGGTCATCGATACCGAAGAGATCACCGGCGGGCACGAAATACACTGGTGCAGGAAATTCATGGCAGGAACGTAATGCAGATACCGTCAATAAAAACGCGGTTAATAACGATCAGAG GTTCTTCGGGCTGAATAATCGCCTGGGGAACGGACCTCCCAACTTCAACGATCAGTACACCCCGAATAATTTTGGATTCGGTACACGCGGCGGATTCAACGCCGGTTCTAATTTCCCCAATAGTGCGAATACCGGTCAAAGATTCCCGAACACCGGATTCGGAGGGTCGAACACCTTCGGTAAACCCACCGTAGGAAATGGCGCACACGCTTACGCCAACATAGGACCGAATGGGGGCACCTACGGAGCCGAATTCACACCT GGGACTCCCGGCATCTTGAACCGTTTCAAAGAAACGGTTCCACCGCCAAACGGACAGTCCTACGCGACCTTTACCAGCACCTCTAAGACACACTCCAGAGATTCCGATGGtaacgaaataaatgaagaagttGCCACCGTGGGTGTTAACGATAATGGTAATATCACGCTGAAAACCATTCGCAATCCTCCAATTCCAAACAACTGA
- the LOC105685952 gene encoding austinoid biosynthesis cluster protein W-like isoform X6, whose product MGVKWTCALFCLLGIVSLPVEGIQRQNMRERRDLRNAFESPSMTRKKRDVSHVLQDQGPQNGPNPAAFQNPGSFARSGSSSFASGSASGTFGNSATGFDGVGSYPGYSGAGSGPFYRGGSSFGSAGQPWSQSGSFNGFPGQNSYRPSGYYPNNNAFVQEYFRQLEEQQRQFESQFRGPQQPFFGLNNRLGNGPPNFNDQYTPNNFGFGTRGGFNAGSNFPNSANTGQRFPNTGFGGSNTFGKPTVGNGAHAYANIGPNGGTYGAEFTPGTPGILNRFKETVPPPNGQSYATFTSTSKTHSRDSDGNEINEEVATVGVNDNGNITLKTIRNPPIPNN is encoded by the exons ATGGGTGTCAAGTGGACTTGCGCCCTTTTTTGCCTTCTGGGGATAGTCAGTCTTCCGGTAGAGGGTATTCAGCGTCAAAACA tgAGAGAACGAAGAGATCTCCGAAACGCGTTTGAAAGTCCGTCGATGACGAGGAAGAAGCGGGACGTCAGTCACGTGCTACAGGATCAAGGACCTCAAAATGGTCCTAATCCTGCCGCGTTCCAGAATCCCGGAAGCTTCGCCCGTAGCGGTAGCTCGAGTTTCGCGTCCGGGAGCGCAAGCGGCACCTTCGGCAATTCCGCAACCG GATTCGACGGAGTAGGATCGTACCCGGGATACAGCGGCGCTGGAAGCGGGCCCTTTTATCGGGGAGGATCTTCATTCGGTTCAGCTGGCCAGCCGTGGTCTCAATCTGGATCGTTCAACGGATTTCCGGGACAGAATAGTTACCGACCTTCCGGCTACTACCCCAATAACAAC GCTTTCGTTCAGGAATATTTCAGGCAACTGGAAGAACAGCAACGGCAATTCGAGTCCCAATTCCGGGGCCCACAGCAACc GTTCTTCGGGCTGAATAATCGCCTGGGGAACGGACCTCCCAACTTCAACGATCAGTACACCCCGAATAATTTTGGATTCGGTACACGCGGCGGATTCAACGCCGGTTCTAATTTCCCCAATAGTGCGAATACCGGTCAAAGATTCCCGAACACCGGATTCGGAGGGTCGAACACCTTCGGTAAACCCACCGTAGGAAATGGCGCACACGCTTACGCCAACATAGGACCGAATGGGGGCACCTACGGAGCCGAATTCACACCT GGGACTCCCGGCATCTTGAACCGTTTCAAAGAAACGGTTCCACCGCCAAACGGACAGTCCTACGCGACCTTTACCAGCACCTCTAAGACACACTCCAGAGATTCCGATGGtaacgaaataaatgaagaagttGCCACCGTGGGTGTTAACGATAATGGTAATATCACGCTGAAAACCATTCGCAATCCTCCAATTCCAAACAACTGA
- the LOC105685952 gene encoding nucleoporin NUP145-like isoform X7 produces the protein MGVKWTCALFCLLGIVSLPVEGIQRQNMRERRDLRNAFESPSMTRKKRDVSHVLQDQGPQNGPNPAAFQNPGSFARSGSSSFASGSASGTFGNSATGFDGVGSYPGYSGAGSGPFYRGGSSFGSAGQPWSQSGSFNGFPGQNSYRPSGYYPNNNEYFRQLEEQQRQFESQFRGPQQPFFGLNNRLGNGPPNFNDQYTPNNFGFGTRGGFNAGSNFPNSANTGQRFPNTGFGGSNTFGKPTVGNGAHAYANIGPNGGTYGAEFTPGTPGILNRFKETVPPPNGQSYATFTSTSKTHSRDSDGNEINEEVATVGVNDNGNITLKTIRNPPIPNN, from the exons ATGGGTGTCAAGTGGACTTGCGCCCTTTTTTGCCTTCTGGGGATAGTCAGTCTTCCGGTAGAGGGTATTCAGCGTCAAAACA tgAGAGAACGAAGAGATCTCCGAAACGCGTTTGAAAGTCCGTCGATGACGAGGAAGAAGCGGGACGTCAGTCACGTGCTACAGGATCAAGGACCTCAAAATGGTCCTAATCCTGCCGCGTTCCAGAATCCCGGAAGCTTCGCCCGTAGCGGTAGCTCGAGTTTCGCGTCCGGGAGCGCAAGCGGCACCTTCGGCAATTCCGCAACCG GATTCGACGGAGTAGGATCGTACCCGGGATACAGCGGCGCTGGAAGCGGGCCCTTTTATCGGGGAGGATCTTCATTCGGTTCAGCTGGCCAGCCGTGGTCTCAATCTGGATCGTTCAACGGATTTCCGGGACAGAATAGTTACCGACCTTCCGGCTACTACCCCAATAACAAC GAATATTTCAGGCAACTGGAAGAACAGCAACGGCAATTCGAGTCCCAATTCCGGGGCCCACAGCAACc GTTCTTCGGGCTGAATAATCGCCTGGGGAACGGACCTCCCAACTTCAACGATCAGTACACCCCGAATAATTTTGGATTCGGTACACGCGGCGGATTCAACGCCGGTTCTAATTTCCCCAATAGTGCGAATACCGGTCAAAGATTCCCGAACACCGGATTCGGAGGGTCGAACACCTTCGGTAAACCCACCGTAGGAAATGGCGCACACGCTTACGCCAACATAGGACCGAATGGGGGCACCTACGGAGCCGAATTCACACCT GGGACTCCCGGCATCTTGAACCGTTTCAAAGAAACGGTTCCACCGCCAAACGGACAGTCCTACGCGACCTTTACCAGCACCTCTAAGACACACTCCAGAGATTCCGATGGtaacgaaataaatgaagaagttGCCACCGTGGGTGTTAACGATAATGGTAATATCACGCTGAAAACCATTCGCAATCCTCCAATTCCAAACAACTGA
- the LOC105685952 gene encoding ATP-dependent RNA helicase glh-4-like isoform X5 yields the protein MGVKWTCALFCLLGIVSLPVEGIQRQNMRERRDLRNAFESPSMTRKKRDVSHVLQDQGPQNGPNPAAFQNPGSFARSGSSSFASGSASGTFGNSATGFDGVGSYPGYSGAGSGPFYRGGSSFGSAGQPWSQSGSFNGFPGQNSYRPSGYYPNNNVGYNPYYSNQNPAAFFDSPIFDPQAFVQEYFRQLEEQQRQFESQFRGPQQPFFGLNNRLGNGPPNFNDQYTPNNFGFGTRGGFNAGSNFPNSANTGQRFPNTGFGGSNTFGKPTVGNGAHAYANIGPNGGTYGAEFTPGTPGILNRFKETVPPPNGQSYATFTSTSKTHSRDSDGNEINEEVATVGVNDNGNITLKTIRNPPIPNN from the exons ATGGGTGTCAAGTGGACTTGCGCCCTTTTTTGCCTTCTGGGGATAGTCAGTCTTCCGGTAGAGGGTATTCAGCGTCAAAACA tgAGAGAACGAAGAGATCTCCGAAACGCGTTTGAAAGTCCGTCGATGACGAGGAAGAAGCGGGACGTCAGTCACGTGCTACAGGATCAAGGACCTCAAAATGGTCCTAATCCTGCCGCGTTCCAGAATCCCGGAAGCTTCGCCCGTAGCGGTAGCTCGAGTTTCGCGTCCGGGAGCGCAAGCGGCACCTTCGGCAATTCCGCAACCG GATTCGACGGAGTAGGATCGTACCCGGGATACAGCGGCGCTGGAAGCGGGCCCTTTTATCGGGGAGGATCTTCATTCGGTTCAGCTGGCCAGCCGTGGTCTCAATCTGGATCGTTCAACGGATTTCCGGGACAGAATAGTTACCGACCTTCCGGCTACTACCCCAATAACAACGTTGGTTACAACCCTTATTACTCTAACCAAAATCCCGCTGCTTTCTTCGACTCTCCCATATTTGACCCACAGGCTTTCGTTCAGGAATATTTCAGGCAACTGGAAGAACAGCAACGGCAATTCGAGTCCCAATTCCGGGGCCCACAGCAACc GTTCTTCGGGCTGAATAATCGCCTGGGGAACGGACCTCCCAACTTCAACGATCAGTACACCCCGAATAATTTTGGATTCGGTACACGCGGCGGATTCAACGCCGGTTCTAATTTCCCCAATAGTGCGAATACCGGTCAAAGATTCCCGAACACCGGATTCGGAGGGTCGAACACCTTCGGTAAACCCACCGTAGGAAATGGCGCACACGCTTACGCCAACATAGGACCGAATGGGGGCACCTACGGAGCCGAATTCACACCT GGGACTCCCGGCATCTTGAACCGTTTCAAAGAAACGGTTCCACCGCCAAACGGACAGTCCTACGCGACCTTTACCAGCACCTCTAAGACACACTCCAGAGATTCCGATGGtaacgaaataaatgaagaagttGCCACCGTGGGTGTTAACGATAATGGTAATATCACGCTGAAAACCATTCGCAATCCTCCAATTCCAAACAACTGA